One genomic window of Thermoplasmata archaeon includes the following:
- a CDS encoding 60S ribosomal export protein NMD3 has protein sequence MFCVECGAEGPTYEGLCAKDFTRKHPVVWPPDVLDVDRCSSCGSLRFRSGWSKLDRDLATMRLLRERIPAERPFERVSFTFVAREEDANNLSLTVKALGRFQDLESVQGFRTRLRIKPSLCDTCQKQRGRYYEGILQVRGEGRELTPAEVRAMRTFVAARVDRGAEEGAFVSRIEELDGGLDFYVSANALGKNLARDIAEAFGGSVTSSPKLFGQRQGREVYRVTSLVRLPPFQVGDVVRHKARLAEVVAVRPFVVLRDLASGEERRFKAKEVRGARRLDAERFEARIERPAPGEAIAIHPESGQGRPVTPPPPDRIARAVVVWTSDGTFLSALPPDASKN, from the coding sequence ATGTTCTGCGTCGAATGCGGCGCCGAAGGCCCGACCTACGAGGGCCTCTGCGCGAAGGACTTCACCCGCAAGCATCCGGTCGTGTGGCCGCCGGACGTCCTCGACGTCGACCGATGCAGTTCCTGCGGTTCCTTGCGATTCCGGTCCGGCTGGTCGAAGCTCGATCGGGACCTCGCGACCATGCGATTGCTCCGCGAACGCATCCCTGCCGAGCGACCGTTCGAGCGGGTCAGCTTCACCTTCGTCGCGCGCGAGGAGGACGCGAATAATCTCTCTTTGACCGTCAAGGCCCTCGGCCGCTTTCAGGACCTCGAGTCCGTCCAAGGGTTCCGCACGCGCCTCCGCATCAAGCCGTCGCTGTGCGACACGTGCCAGAAGCAGAGGGGCCGGTACTACGAAGGGATCCTGCAGGTCCGAGGCGAGGGCCGCGAACTCACGCCGGCGGAGGTGCGGGCGATGCGCACGTTCGTCGCCGCCCGCGTGGATCGGGGCGCCGAGGAGGGCGCGTTCGTCTCGCGGATTGAAGAGCTCGACGGCGGGCTCGATTTCTATGTGAGCGCGAACGCCCTCGGGAAGAACCTCGCGCGCGACATCGCGGAGGCGTTCGGCGGCTCGGTGACCTCCTCCCCGAAGCTGTTCGGGCAACGGCAAGGTCGAGAGGTCTATCGGGTCACGTCCCTCGTCCGCCTCCCTCCGTTCCAGGTCGGCGACGTGGTCCGGCACAAGGCGCGCCTCGCGGAGGTGGTGGCCGTGCGGCCGTTCGTCGTGTTGCGCGATCTCGCATCCGGCGAGGAACGCCGGTTCAAGGCGAAGGAGGTGCGGGGTGCGCGGCGGCTCGACGCGGAGCGATTCGAAGCGCGCATCGAGCGGCCGGCGCCCGGCGAGGCGATCGCGATCCATCCGGAGAGCGGGCAGGGGCGTCCCGTGACCCCGCCACCCCCGGACCGGATCGCGCGTGCGGTCGTCGTCTGGACCTCGGACGGCACGTTCCTCTCCGCCTTGCCGCCGGACGCCTCGAAGAATTAA
- a CDS encoding DUF424 family protein: protein MTAVRSMPIRMKVYHRGKETLVAAADADLVGKTFREGKFKIEIGRFYEGDVVSEDLFVSNLRLATIGNFVGRETVEAAQRAGFVSEDGILRINGVPHAQFVLM, encoded by the coding sequence GTGACCGCGGTCCGGTCGATGCCGATCCGCATGAAGGTGTACCACCGAGGAAAGGAGACCCTCGTCGCCGCGGCAGATGCGGACCTCGTCGGGAAGACGTTCCGAGAAGGGAAGTTCAAGATCGAGATCGGGAGGTTCTACGAAGGAGACGTCGTCAGCGAGGATTTGTTCGTCTCCAACCTTCGGCTCGCGACAATCGGGAACTTCGTCGGGCGCGAGACGGTCGAGGCGGCGCAGCGCGCGGGGTTCGTCTCGGAGGACGGGATCCTGAGGATCAACGGCGTGCCGCACGCCCAGTTCGTCCTGATGTGA